One Labrus mixtus chromosome 12, fLabMix1.1, whole genome shotgun sequence DNA segment encodes these proteins:
- the tfap2b gene encoding transcription factor AP-2-beta isoform X4: MLVHSYSTADRHDGVSSHSSRLSQLGSVSHAGPYSSAPPLSHAPSSDFQPPYFPPPYQPLAHYQSQDPYSHVSDPYSLNSLHQSQQGAWGARQRQDMTGDRMESSGLLAQPRASLPQLSGLDPRRDYGGVRRPDVLLHSAHPGLEPGMGDGLLHGLHMEDVQTIDDTNGTNILDQSVIKKVPMPQKNMGSLMLGKDGLIGGVTVNINEVFCSVPGRLSLLSSTSKYKVTVGEVQRRLSPPECLNASLLGGVLRRAKSKNGGKCLREKLEKIGLNLPAGRRKAANVTLLTSLVEGEAVHLARDFGYICETEFPTKAVSEYLNRQHADPNELHTRKNMLLATKQLCKEFTDLLAQDRTPLGNSRPSPILEPGIQSCLSHFSFITHGFGSPAICAALTTLQNYLTEALKGLDKMFLNNPPNNRHGGDNKAGDKEEKQRK; encoded by the exons ATGTTAGTTCACTCCTACTCCACTGCG gACCGGCATGACGGTGTCTCGAGCCACAGCTCGCGCCTGTCCCAGCTGGGCTCGGTGTCGCACGCGGGACCCTACTCGAGCGCCCCGCCGCTGTCTCACGCGCCCTCCTCGGACTTCCAGCCCCCGTACTTCCCGCCGCCGTACCAGCCGCTCGCTCACTACCAGAGCCAGGACCCGTACTCCCACGTCAGCGACCCGTACTCCCTGAACTCCCTGCACCAGAGCCAGCAGGGCGCGTGGGGGGCTCGGCAGCGGCAGGATATGACCGGAGACCGGATGGAGAGCTCCGGTCTGCTGGCTCAGCCCCGGGCGTCGCTGCCGCAGCTGTCCGGGTTGGACCCGCGGAGGGACTACGGAGGCGTGAGGCGGCCTGATGTGCTATTGCACTCCGCTCATCCGGGACTGGAGCCCGGGATGGGAGATGGACTACTGCACGGGCTGCATATGGAAGAtgtacag ACAATTGACGACACCAACGGGACGAACATCCTGGATCAATCAGTAATAAAGAAAG TCCCCATGCCCCAAAAGAACATGGGCTCCCTGATGCTCGGGAAGGACGGCCTGATCGGTGGGGTGACCGTGAACATTAACGAGGTGTTCTGCTCGGTACCGGGCCGCCTGTCGCTGCTCAGCTCCACCTCCAAGTACAAAGTGACCGTAGGGGAGGTGCAGAGGAGACTGTCCCCGCCCGAGTGCCTCAACGCCTCCCTGTTGGGGGGCGTGTTGAGAAG AGCAAAGTCTAAAAACGGAGGGAAATGTCTGCGAGAGAAGCTGGAGAAGATTGGACTGAATTTACCTGCCGGAAGACGCAAAGCTGCCAACGTCACGTTATTAACATCTCTAGTAGAAG GTGAAGCGGTGCACCTGGCCCGGGATTTCGGTTACATCTGCGAGACGGAGTTCCCCACCAAAGCCGTGAGCGAGTACCTCAACCGGCAGCACGCGGACCCCAACGAGCTGCACACGCGGAAAAACATGCTGCTGGCGACAAA ACAGCTGTGCAAGGAGTTCACAGACCTGCTGGCCCAGGACCGGACTCCCCTGGGCAACTCCCGGCCCAGCCCCATCCTGGAGCCCGGCATCCAGAGCTGCCTGTCCCACTTCTCCTTCATCACGCACGGCTTCGGCTCGCCCGCCATCTGCGCCGCGCTCACCACCCTCCAGAACTACCTCACAGAGGCTCTCAAAGGACTCGACAAGATGTTTCTCAACAACCCGCCCAACAACCGGCACGGCGGCGACAACAAGGCCGGCGACaaagaggagaagcagaggaaaTGA
- the tfap2b gene encoding transcription factor AP-2-beta isoform X3 gives MLWKLVENVKYEDIYEDRHDGVSSHSSRLSQLGSVSHAGPYSSAPPLSHAPSSDFQPPYFPPPYQPLAHYQSQDPYSHVSDPYSLNSLHQSQQGAWGARQRQDMTGDRMESSGLLAQPRASLPQLSGLDPRRDYGGVRRPDVLLHSAHPGLEPGMGDGLLHGLHMEDVQTIDDTNGTNILDQSVIKKVPMPQKNMGSLMLGKDGLIGGVTVNINEVFCSVPGRLSLLSSTSKYKVTVGEVQRRLSPPECLNASLLGGVLRRAKSKNGGKCLREKLEKIGLNLPAGRRKAANVTLLTSLVEGEAVHLARDFGYICETEFPTKAVSEYLNRQHADPNELHTRKNMLLATKQLCKEFTDLLAQDRTPLGNSRPSPILEPGIQSCLSHFSFITHGFGSPAICAALTTLQNYLTEALKGLDKMFLNNPPNNRHGGDNKAGDKEEKQRK, from the exons ATGCTGTGGAAACTAGTTGAGAATGTCAAGTATGAAGATATTTACGAG gACCGGCATGACGGTGTCTCGAGCCACAGCTCGCGCCTGTCCCAGCTGGGCTCGGTGTCGCACGCGGGACCCTACTCGAGCGCCCCGCCGCTGTCTCACGCGCCCTCCTCGGACTTCCAGCCCCCGTACTTCCCGCCGCCGTACCAGCCGCTCGCTCACTACCAGAGCCAGGACCCGTACTCCCACGTCAGCGACCCGTACTCCCTGAACTCCCTGCACCAGAGCCAGCAGGGCGCGTGGGGGGCTCGGCAGCGGCAGGATATGACCGGAGACCGGATGGAGAGCTCCGGTCTGCTGGCTCAGCCCCGGGCGTCGCTGCCGCAGCTGTCCGGGTTGGACCCGCGGAGGGACTACGGAGGCGTGAGGCGGCCTGATGTGCTATTGCACTCCGCTCATCCGGGACTGGAGCCCGGGATGGGAGATGGACTACTGCACGGGCTGCATATGGAAGAtgtacag ACAATTGACGACACCAACGGGACGAACATCCTGGATCAATCAGTAATAAAGAAAG TCCCCATGCCCCAAAAGAACATGGGCTCCCTGATGCTCGGGAAGGACGGCCTGATCGGTGGGGTGACCGTGAACATTAACGAGGTGTTCTGCTCGGTACCGGGCCGCCTGTCGCTGCTCAGCTCCACCTCCAAGTACAAAGTGACCGTAGGGGAGGTGCAGAGGAGACTGTCCCCGCCCGAGTGCCTCAACGCCTCCCTGTTGGGGGGCGTGTTGAGAAG AGCAAAGTCTAAAAACGGAGGGAAATGTCTGCGAGAGAAGCTGGAGAAGATTGGACTGAATTTACCTGCCGGAAGACGCAAAGCTGCCAACGTCACGTTATTAACATCTCTAGTAGAAG GTGAAGCGGTGCACCTGGCCCGGGATTTCGGTTACATCTGCGAGACGGAGTTCCCCACCAAAGCCGTGAGCGAGTACCTCAACCGGCAGCACGCGGACCCCAACGAGCTGCACACGCGGAAAAACATGCTGCTGGCGACAAA ACAGCTGTGCAAGGAGTTCACAGACCTGCTGGCCCAGGACCGGACTCCCCTGGGCAACTCCCGGCCCAGCCCCATCCTGGAGCCCGGCATCCAGAGCTGCCTGTCCCACTTCTCCTTCATCACGCACGGCTTCGGCTCGCCCGCCATCTGCGCCGCGCTCACCACCCTCCAGAACTACCTCACAGAGGCTCTCAAAGGACTCGACAAGATGTTTCTCAACAACCCGCCCAACAACCGGCACGGCGGCGACAACAAGGCCGGCGACaaagaggagaagcagaggaaaTGA
- the tfap2b gene encoding transcription factor AP-2-beta isoform X2, producing the protein MLVHSYSTADRHDGVSSHSSRLSQLGSVSHAGPYSSAPPLSHAPSSDFQPPYFPPPYQPLAHYQSQDPYSHVSDPYSLNSLHQSQQGAWGARQRQDMTGDRMESSGLLAQPRASLPQLSGLDPRRDYGGVRRPDVLLHSAHPGLEPGMGDGLLHGLHMEDVQTIDDTNGTNILDQSVIKKGQIIFPLSVPMPQKNMGSLMLGKDGLIGGVTVNINEVFCSVPGRLSLLSSTSKYKVTVGEVQRRLSPPECLNASLLGGVLRRAKSKNGGKCLREKLEKIGLNLPAGRRKAANVTLLTSLVEGEAVHLARDFGYICETEFPTKAVSEYLNRQHADPNELHTRKNMLLATKQLCKEFTDLLAQDRTPLGNSRPSPILEPGIQSCLSHFSFITHGFGSPAICAALTTLQNYLTEALKGLDKMFLNNPPNNRHGGDNKAGDKEEKQRK; encoded by the exons ATGTTAGTTCACTCCTACTCCACTGCG gACCGGCATGACGGTGTCTCGAGCCACAGCTCGCGCCTGTCCCAGCTGGGCTCGGTGTCGCACGCGGGACCCTACTCGAGCGCCCCGCCGCTGTCTCACGCGCCCTCCTCGGACTTCCAGCCCCCGTACTTCCCGCCGCCGTACCAGCCGCTCGCTCACTACCAGAGCCAGGACCCGTACTCCCACGTCAGCGACCCGTACTCCCTGAACTCCCTGCACCAGAGCCAGCAGGGCGCGTGGGGGGCTCGGCAGCGGCAGGATATGACCGGAGACCGGATGGAGAGCTCCGGTCTGCTGGCTCAGCCCCGGGCGTCGCTGCCGCAGCTGTCCGGGTTGGACCCGCGGAGGGACTACGGAGGCGTGAGGCGGCCTGATGTGCTATTGCACTCCGCTCATCCGGGACTGGAGCCCGGGATGGGAGATGGACTACTGCACGGGCTGCATATGGAAGAtgtacag ACAATTGACGACACCAACGGGACGAACATCCTGGATCAATCAGTAATAAAGAAAG ggcaaatcatttttcctctttcagTCCCCATGCCCCAAAAGAACATGGGCTCCCTGATGCTCGGGAAGGACGGCCTGATCGGTGGGGTGACCGTGAACATTAACGAGGTGTTCTGCTCGGTACCGGGCCGCCTGTCGCTGCTCAGCTCCACCTCCAAGTACAAAGTGACCGTAGGGGAGGTGCAGAGGAGACTGTCCCCGCCCGAGTGCCTCAACGCCTCCCTGTTGGGGGGCGTGTTGAGAAG AGCAAAGTCTAAAAACGGAGGGAAATGTCTGCGAGAGAAGCTGGAGAAGATTGGACTGAATTTACCTGCCGGAAGACGCAAAGCTGCCAACGTCACGTTATTAACATCTCTAGTAGAAG GTGAAGCGGTGCACCTGGCCCGGGATTTCGGTTACATCTGCGAGACGGAGTTCCCCACCAAAGCCGTGAGCGAGTACCTCAACCGGCAGCACGCGGACCCCAACGAGCTGCACACGCGGAAAAACATGCTGCTGGCGACAAA ACAGCTGTGCAAGGAGTTCACAGACCTGCTGGCCCAGGACCGGACTCCCCTGGGCAACTCCCGGCCCAGCCCCATCCTGGAGCCCGGCATCCAGAGCTGCCTGTCCCACTTCTCCTTCATCACGCACGGCTTCGGCTCGCCCGCCATCTGCGCCGCGCTCACCACCCTCCAGAACTACCTCACAGAGGCTCTCAAAGGACTCGACAAGATGTTTCTCAACAACCCGCCCAACAACCGGCACGGCGGCGACAACAAGGCCGGCGACaaagaggagaagcagaggaaaTGA
- the tfap2b gene encoding transcription factor AP-2-beta isoform X1, with translation MLWKLVENVKYEDIYEDRHDGVSSHSSRLSQLGSVSHAGPYSSAPPLSHAPSSDFQPPYFPPPYQPLAHYQSQDPYSHVSDPYSLNSLHQSQQGAWGARQRQDMTGDRMESSGLLAQPRASLPQLSGLDPRRDYGGVRRPDVLLHSAHPGLEPGMGDGLLHGLHMEDVQTIDDTNGTNILDQSVIKKGQIIFPLSVPMPQKNMGSLMLGKDGLIGGVTVNINEVFCSVPGRLSLLSSTSKYKVTVGEVQRRLSPPECLNASLLGGVLRRAKSKNGGKCLREKLEKIGLNLPAGRRKAANVTLLTSLVEGEAVHLARDFGYICETEFPTKAVSEYLNRQHADPNELHTRKNMLLATKQLCKEFTDLLAQDRTPLGNSRPSPILEPGIQSCLSHFSFITHGFGSPAICAALTTLQNYLTEALKGLDKMFLNNPPNNRHGGDNKAGDKEEKQRK, from the exons ATGCTGTGGAAACTAGTTGAGAATGTCAAGTATGAAGATATTTACGAG gACCGGCATGACGGTGTCTCGAGCCACAGCTCGCGCCTGTCCCAGCTGGGCTCGGTGTCGCACGCGGGACCCTACTCGAGCGCCCCGCCGCTGTCTCACGCGCCCTCCTCGGACTTCCAGCCCCCGTACTTCCCGCCGCCGTACCAGCCGCTCGCTCACTACCAGAGCCAGGACCCGTACTCCCACGTCAGCGACCCGTACTCCCTGAACTCCCTGCACCAGAGCCAGCAGGGCGCGTGGGGGGCTCGGCAGCGGCAGGATATGACCGGAGACCGGATGGAGAGCTCCGGTCTGCTGGCTCAGCCCCGGGCGTCGCTGCCGCAGCTGTCCGGGTTGGACCCGCGGAGGGACTACGGAGGCGTGAGGCGGCCTGATGTGCTATTGCACTCCGCTCATCCGGGACTGGAGCCCGGGATGGGAGATGGACTACTGCACGGGCTGCATATGGAAGAtgtacag ACAATTGACGACACCAACGGGACGAACATCCTGGATCAATCAGTAATAAAGAAAG ggcaaatcatttttcctctttcagTCCCCATGCCCCAAAAGAACATGGGCTCCCTGATGCTCGGGAAGGACGGCCTGATCGGTGGGGTGACCGTGAACATTAACGAGGTGTTCTGCTCGGTACCGGGCCGCCTGTCGCTGCTCAGCTCCACCTCCAAGTACAAAGTGACCGTAGGGGAGGTGCAGAGGAGACTGTCCCCGCCCGAGTGCCTCAACGCCTCCCTGTTGGGGGGCGTGTTGAGAAG AGCAAAGTCTAAAAACGGAGGGAAATGTCTGCGAGAGAAGCTGGAGAAGATTGGACTGAATTTACCTGCCGGAAGACGCAAAGCTGCCAACGTCACGTTATTAACATCTCTAGTAGAAG GTGAAGCGGTGCACCTGGCCCGGGATTTCGGTTACATCTGCGAGACGGAGTTCCCCACCAAAGCCGTGAGCGAGTACCTCAACCGGCAGCACGCGGACCCCAACGAGCTGCACACGCGGAAAAACATGCTGCTGGCGACAAA ACAGCTGTGCAAGGAGTTCACAGACCTGCTGGCCCAGGACCGGACTCCCCTGGGCAACTCCCGGCCCAGCCCCATCCTGGAGCCCGGCATCCAGAGCTGCCTGTCCCACTTCTCCTTCATCACGCACGGCTTCGGCTCGCCCGCCATCTGCGCCGCGCTCACCACCCTCCAGAACTACCTCACAGAGGCTCTCAAAGGACTCGACAAGATGTTTCTCAACAACCCGCCCAACAACCGGCACGGCGGCGACAACAAGGCCGGCGACaaagaggagaagcagaggaaaTGA